In the genome of Tepidimicrobium xylanilyticum, the window TAGGCATTTTAGCCATAGTATTTTTATTATTGTTTGATTATCAGCTTTTAGGGAAATTTTATATTCCCATTTATATAGTTTCAGTATTGTTATTAGTAGCAGTAATTTTTTTTGGGACTGGAGATGAGCAATGGGGAGCAAGGTCCTGGTTATCCATTGGAGGTTTTACCTTTCAACCTGCTGAAATTGCAAAAATAGGGATTATAATCTTTCTAGCTAAATTTATTGAGAAAAACGAAAGTGAAATAAACAGGCCCTTTACCCTATTTAAAATACTGTTGTTTTCTGGAATACCCATTTTGTTAATTGCAAAGCAACCTGATCTAGGTACTGCTATAGTATTTGTGTTCTTCGTATTGGTAATGCTCTTTGTAGCAGGTTTAGATTGGAAGTACATTGGCTATGCAATACTAGCTGGAGTATTGAGTCTTCCAATACTATGGTTCTCCCTTGAAGATTATCAGCGAGATCGTATATTAAATTTCTTAGAGCCAGAAAGAGACCCTTCTGTAACAGGTTATCAAGCATTACAATCAAGAATTGCAGTTGGATCTGGAAAGGTATTTGGAAGAGGCTTATTCCAAGGAACCCAAACCCAATATAATTATCTACCTGAAAAACAAACTGATTTCATTTTTGCTGTAGTTTGTGAGGAATTAGGTTTAATAGGAGGACTAGCCATAATACTTTTATATTTCATACTCCTCTTTAGGCTTATTAAAATTGCAAAAAATAGTAAAGACACTTTTGGTTCCCTTCTGATTACTGGCTTTGCTGCCATGTTTTTATTCCATATATGGGAAAACATTGGAATGACCATAGGACTTATGCCAGTAACTGGTATTCCCCTTCCCTTTTTAAGTTATGGAGGAACCTTCCAATTGATAAACTTAATATGTATTGGAATTGCCTTAAGCGTTTCTGTTCATAAAGAAGGTCTGAATTTTTAGCTGCATCTTGCAGCTTTTTTATTGAATAGTACCTTGTATTAAAAGGTAGCATAATATATAATATAGTTAATCATATTTGGAAGGGAATGCTTATGAATATTCAATTTAAAAAAGGAGTATTGGAACTATGCGTTTTATCTTTGTTAACTAAAAGGGAGTTTTACGGTTACGAATTAGTAGAATACATATCAGAATATATTAATATATCTGAAGGAACTATATACCCCCTTTTAAGACGATTTAGAAAAGAAGGATATGTAACAACTTATCTACAAGAATCTCAAGAAGGCCCTCCAAGAAAATACTATAGAATTACAGAGGAAGGATTATCAGCTTATGAAGAACTATTAAAAGAATGGGAAGAATTCACAATTGGAGTTAATAACATTATAAGGGGTGATTTTGTTGAATAGGACGGAATATATCAATACCTTGCGTAATGGATTGATGGGGCTGCCAGAAAACGAAATTATGGATATTTTATACGATTATGAAGAACATTTTGAAATAGGCTTATCTAAAGGAAAATCGGAGGAAGAAATTGCAAGGGAATTAGGTGACCCTAGAAATATAGCAAAATCCTACAAGGTATCTTCTACTATTTCAGAGGCGAAAAACAATCCATCACCTAAAAATTTGATTAAAGCTATATTAGCTGCCATGGCATTAGGCATTTTCAACTTGATCATCGTTTTAGGTCCATTTTTATTAGTCATAGGACTGTTATTTGGCCTCTATGCTGTTTCGATATCCTTTATAGTTGCAGGGATTGGTTCCTTCTTTGGTACAATAGTAGCACCTTTCTTCCCTTATACTATTAGTATAGGCTTCTATCCTATAACAGCTATATCCTTTGGAATTGGTTTAATTGCATTAGGTCTGTTGATGGGTATTGGATGCTTTTATTTAACTAAACTATTGTATCAAGGAATTATTAAATATTTAAGATGGAATATAGATATTATCAATAAGTAGGGGGTAATTTCCATGAATATAAAGAGATTAGTTTCTATATTAATTGGTGTGACGTTAATAGCTTTCGGTGTAGGATTTTTGAGTCTGAGATTAGCTGGAAGTTATTCAATAAATGCAAATAGAGATAAAAACTATTCGGTAAATATAAACAAATCATGGGCAAATAATAGTAATGGTAAATATAAAGAAATAGATGAGAAAGAATTTATATCCTTAGATGGAATTAAAGAAATAGATGTCGATGTAGATATGGCAAGCATTAAAATTGTAACTGAGGATAGAGAAGATCTGTCCTTACACTACTATGGCACAATTTCAAATCATATTAGGACGGATTTAAGCAAAAAAGTATTTGGAAATAAATTAGTTCTTGAAGCTATGGCCCAAATCAATACCAATAAAAATTTAAATAAGTCAATGAAAGCCGATTTATACCTAGATATAATTATTCCCTCCTCATATGCAAACAAGTTAAACTTAAAGACTGATCTCGGTTCTGCAAATATTGAAGGATTGAAACTAGACAAAATGTATGCTTATGGGGAATTGGGAGATGTAAATGTTAAAAATTCAACATTTAAAGAGTTGGATATTAAAGCCTCCCTAGGTGAAATAAATATAGATAATGTAGTTGCAGCAAAAAATAAACTTAATGCAGATTTGGGTTCCATAAAAATCAATAATCTTAAAGGCTCTTTAGATGCAAAGACTAATTTAGGAAGTATAGATATAAAATATGATAAGTTG includes:
- a CDS encoding DUF4097 family beta strand repeat-containing protein; amino-acid sequence: MNIKRLVSILIGVTLIAFGVGFLSLRLAGSYSINANRDKNYSVNINKSWANNSNGKYKEIDEKEFISLDGIKEIDVDVDMASIKIVTEDREDLSLHYYGTISNHIRTDLSKKVFGNKLVLEAMAQINTNKNLNKSMKADLYLDIIIPSSYANKLNLKTDLGSANIEGLKLDKMYAYGELGDVNVKNSTFKELDIKASLGEINIDNVVAAKNKLNADLGSIKINNLKGSLDAKTNLGSIDIKYDKLDWDIKAESSSGSIKIVLPKNSNFTIEANTNLGSIESSMPLDIKEKTNTRLSGKSGNGKNSITLIVDLGSINIEGK
- a CDS encoding PadR family transcriptional regulator — translated: MNIQFKKGVLELCVLSLLTKREFYGYELVEYISEYINISEGTIYPLLRRFRKEGYVTTYLQESQEGPPRKYYRITEEGLSAYEELLKEWEEFTIGVNNIIRGDFVE
- a CDS encoding HAAS signaling domain-containing protein → MILLNRTEYINTLRNGLMGLPENEIMDILYDYEEHFEIGLSKGKSEEEIARELGDPRNIAKSYKVSSTISEAKNNPSPKNLIKAILAAMALGIFNLIIVLGPFLLVIGLLFGLYAVSISFIVAGIGSFFGTIVAPFFPYTISIGFYPITAISFGIGLIALGLLMGIGCFYLTKLLYQGIIKYLRWNIDIINK
- the rodA gene encoding rod shape-determining protein RodA translates to MFNLKRKAFKNFDFILFITVIILCLFGIVMIKSATLTFETNRFVKVQFISTILGILAIVFLLLFDYQLLGKFYIPIYIVSVLLLVAVIFFGTGDEQWGARSWLSIGGFTFQPAEIAKIGIIIFLAKFIEKNESEINRPFTLFKILLFSGIPILLIAKQPDLGTAIVFVFFVLVMLFVAGLDWKYIGYAILAGVLSLPILWFSLEDYQRDRILNFLEPERDPSVTGYQALQSRIAVGSGKVFGRGLFQGTQTQYNYLPEKQTDFIFAVVCEELGLIGGLAIILLYFILLFRLIKIAKNSKDTFGSLLITGFAAMFLFHIWENIGMTIGLMPVTGIPLPFLSYGGTFQLINLICIGIALSVSVHKEGLNF